In one window of Synchiropus splendidus isolate RoL2022-P1 chromosome 15, RoL_Sspl_1.0, whole genome shotgun sequence DNA:
- the snx10b gene encoding sorting nexin-10B, with protein MQPVISVWVRDPRIQKNDFWHAYIDYEIGLHTNSVFFTKKISIVRRRFSEFVWLRQRLQANSMLMISLPPLPPKNPFFSLNNAKQIAERIQGLQKFLEQIVQSPLLLSDSCLHLFLQSQLSISKMDACVAGRTHFSVAQAVQCCTLRRFHFEDDLPNDSSLSCDCDSDSFESRDPDSEIKASSVDITGNTHSLDVSGPSQEEGSLCCSFEST; from the exons ATGCAGCCGGTCATCAGCGTGTGGGTTCGCGACCCTCGGATACAGAAGAATGACTTTTGGCACGCATACATCGACTATGAAATCGGCTTACAT ACCAACAGTGTTTTCTTCACCAAGAAGATCTCTATTGTGAGGAGGAGGTTCAGTGAGTTTGTCTGGCTCCGACAGAGACTCCAGGCCAACTCCATGTTAAT GATTAGTCTCCCGCCGCTGCCCCCGAAAAACCCTTTCTTTAGCCTGAACAACGCCAAGCAGATCGCGGAAAGGATACAAGGCCTTCAGAAGTTCCTGGAACA GATTGTGCAGAGTCCACTGCTGCTGTCCGACAGCtgcctccacctcttcctccagTCTCAGCTCAGCATCTCGAAAATGGACGCGTGCGTGGCCGGAAGGACTCACTTTTCAGTGGCCCAGGCCGTCCAGTGCTGCACTCTCAGGAGATTTCATTTCGAGGACGACTTGCCAAATGACTCCAgcttgtcatgtgactgtgactcaGATAG cttcgAGAGTCGGGATCCAGACTCTGAGATTAAAGCCTCGTCTGTGGACATAACAGGAAACACGCATTCTCTGGATGTCAGTGGCCCCAGTCAAGAAGAGGgctcactctgctgctcttttGAGTCCACATGA